The following proteins are co-located in the Camelina sativa cultivar DH55 chromosome 12, Cs, whole genome shotgun sequence genome:
- the LOC104731974 gene encoding CASP-like protein 2B1: MKLNDRRLRLTELLLRISISVLSLLALILIVTDSEVKLIFTIKKKAKYSDMKSVVFLVVANGIAAVYSLLQSVRCVVGTMKGTVLFSKPLAWTIFSGDQAMAYLSVAAIAATAESGMIAREGEEDLQWIKVCNMYGKFCNRMAIGVSSALFASIAMVFVSCISAFSLFRLYGATKDRRTSPW; the protein is encoded by the exons ATGAAGCTTAATGATCGAAGACTGAGGCTAACGGAGCTACTCTTACGGATCTCCATCAGTGTCCTCTCCCTTCTTGCGCTTATCTTGATTGTTACAGACTCTGAGGTCAAGCTTATCTTCACAATCAAGAAGAAGGCCAAGTACTCCGATATGAAGTCGGTTGT GTTCTTGGTGGTGGCTAATGGGATAGCTGCGGTTTATTCTTTGTTGCAATCAGTTCGTTGCGTGGTGGGTACTATGAAAGGAACTGTTTTGTTCAGCAAGCCTCTTGCTTGGACCATATTCTCTGGTGATCAG GCTATGGCGTACTTGAGTGTGGCGGCCATAGCAGCAACAGCAGAGTCTGGTATGATTGCAAGGGAAGGAGAGGAAGACTTGCAATGGATAAAAGTGTGCAATATGTATGGCAAGTTCTGTAACCGAATGGCTATAGGAGTATCCAGCGCCTTGTTTGCCTCCATTGCTATGGTTTTCGTCTCTTGCATCTCTGCTTTTAGTCTTTTCCGCTTGTACGGTGCGACCAAGGACCGCAGAACCTCGCCGTGGTGA